In Stieleria varia, one genomic interval encodes:
- a CDS encoding sugar phosphate isomerase/epimerase family protein, with the protein MKSCITISLVEESRGGPFVLWDGLDKSIAFAAELGYDAVEIFAPGPESIDADDLGRMLDSAGLQLAALGTGAGWVKHRLQLADADAGKREQAKAFVRSIIDLAGGFGAAAIIGSMQGRSEGAVDKQTALAYLCEALEDGGDAAAKYGVPLIYEPLNRYETNQCCTVADGVQILESLSTDNVRLLCDLFHMNIEEEDIAAALITGGQWVGHIHFVDSNRRPVGCGHMQYGPIIDALRSIQYQGYLCAEAFPWPDPHEAARQTIRAFRYWTGRPE; encoded by the coding sequence ATGAAATCCTGCATCACCATCAGTCTTGTCGAAGAATCGCGAGGCGGCCCCTTTGTTCTTTGGGACGGCCTGGACAAGTCCATCGCCTTTGCCGCCGAGTTGGGTTACGACGCGGTAGAAATCTTTGCTCCCGGACCTGAGTCGATCGATGCAGATGATTTGGGGCGAATGTTGGATTCCGCAGGGTTGCAGCTTGCCGCGTTGGGAACCGGTGCCGGTTGGGTCAAGCATCGTTTGCAACTCGCCGACGCAGACGCGGGAAAGCGAGAACAGGCAAAGGCGTTTGTTCGATCCATCATCGACCTGGCAGGCGGTTTCGGGGCGGCAGCCATCATCGGTTCGATGCAGGGCCGTAGCGAAGGAGCGGTGGACAAGCAGACCGCGCTGGCGTATTTGTGCGAAGCGCTGGAGGACGGTGGAGACGCTGCCGCAAAGTATGGCGTGCCCTTGATCTACGAACCGCTCAATCGATACGAAACCAACCAGTGCTGTACCGTCGCTGACGGCGTTCAGATTCTGGAGTCGCTGTCGACCGACAATGTTCGTTTGCTGTGCGACTTGTTTCACATGAACATCGAAGAAGAAGACATCGCTGCGGCCCTGATCACGGGCGGACAGTGGGTCGGGCACATCCATTTCGTCGACAGCAATCGCCGGCCCGTCGGCTGCGGTCACATGCAATACGGTCCGATCATTGATGCGTTGCGAAGCATCCAGTACCAGGGATACTTGTGCGCCGAAGCGTTTCCTTGGCCCGATCCACACGAAGCCGCGCGGCAAACGATCCGAGCGTTTCGTTACTGGACAGGACGTCCTGAGTAG
- a CDS encoding aldo/keto reductase → MEKRKLGNTGLELSVLGFGASSIGAEFRPIDVAEALRCVNVAMERGMNYIDTAAYYGRGMSEVMLGRVLPEIPRDSYVLSTKLGRYAPAHFDFSARRVAESIDISLERMQVEHIDIVFCHDIEFVDLNQIVDETIPALRKEVEKGKVRFIGVSGYPMKIFHEMMSRADLDVVLTYNHYTLQNDMALDLIEPCSQRGVGLINAAPFSARLLTNAPLPVWHKTTDEVRAVAAKAAKHCEDAGTDIAKLALQYSVAHPSFASCVTGSASPERVSQWCDWLDEPLDEKLVAEVKEILAPIHNWVYVEGRPENNDG, encoded by the coding sequence ATGGAAAAACGAAAACTCGGAAACACCGGTCTGGAACTCTCTGTACTCGGCTTTGGTGCATCGTCCATCGGTGCGGAATTCAGGCCGATCGATGTCGCTGAGGCACTTCGATGTGTCAACGTGGCGATGGAGCGGGGCATGAACTACATCGACACGGCGGCGTACTACGGGCGCGGGATGAGCGAAGTGATGCTGGGGCGGGTGTTGCCCGAGATTCCTCGCGACTCTTACGTCCTGAGCACCAAGCTAGGACGCTACGCCCCAGCCCACTTTGATTTTAGCGCTCGTCGCGTCGCCGAAAGCATTGATATCTCGCTGGAGCGGATGCAAGTCGAGCACATCGACATTGTGTTTTGCCACGACATCGAGTTTGTGGACCTGAATCAAATTGTTGATGAAACCATCCCGGCGCTGCGAAAGGAAGTCGAGAAGGGAAAAGTGCGTTTCATCGGCGTCAGCGGCTACCCGATGAAGATCTTTCACGAAATGATGTCTCGCGCGGACTTGGATGTTGTGTTGACGTACAACCACTACACGCTGCAAAACGACATGGCGTTGGATCTGATCGAGCCCTGTTCGCAACGCGGTGTCGGATTGATCAACGCCGCGCCGTTTTCCGCAAGACTGCTGACCAACGCACCACTGCCCGTGTGGCACAAAACCACGGACGAGGTTCGTGCCGTGGCTGCCAAAGCGGCCAAGCACTGCGAGGACGCCGGAACCGACATCGCGAAATTAGCGTTGCAGTACTCGGTCGCCCACCCCAGCTTCGCCAGTTGTGTGACCGGGTCGGCAAGTCCAGAACGGGTCAGCCAGTGGTGCGATTGGCTGGACGAACCTTTGGACGAAAAACTGGTCGCGGAGGTCAAAGAAATCCTGGCTCCGATCCACAATTGGGTCTACGTCGAAGGACGCCCAGAAAACAACGACGGTTGA